A genome region from Elusimicrobiota bacterium includes the following:
- a CDS encoding tetratricopeptide repeat protein, protein MSALTLLQKAEPLVLLEEWRKAHDILRRARQLPSDPFLKAEIFSRDAECLQGLGRFRDAHSCYSSAYLLYKKLNVQSEQFSSLVGASSCLRILGKYSTAYRMWQSVEGAFVLKGIIPLGVPMERALVSRGLGLFSETRSRMRGVLQILLTQKNEDNLSERQHVYWILGGLERFTGHFLKARNCFKKAVVFAQNLKNGSAEAFALCGLAGVQRVLGDDLSSIRNYQRAHGLLKKEGDPFGEAYGLCGCANAFRVFGDAHKTLPLYRRSAAIYKRLGDESSEAFAYWGMGGSLRRLKSLDRADSFYRRALKLFLKSKDDRGHVMTRLGLARVAEDRGHRSLALREVSKAFSVADHSKLRYEKSLSLYERGRIRRPTRLPHEILRPLGISLSVLRRWRDIP, encoded by the coding sequence ATGTCGGCGCTTACCCTTCTTCAGAAGGCTGAGCCATTGGTCCTTCTGGAAGAATGGCGGAAAGCTCACGACATTCTCCGTCGGGCACGTCAGTTGCCATCCGATCCTTTTCTTAAAGCCGAAATATTTTCTCGGGACGCTGAATGTCTTCAGGGCTTGGGTCGTTTTCGAGACGCCCATTCTTGTTATTCCTCGGCCTACCTCCTCTACAAAAAACTTAATGTTCAGTCTGAACAGTTCTCTTCTTTAGTTGGGGCGAGTTCTTGTTTACGTATTTTGGGAAAATATTCTACAGCCTATCGGATGTGGCAGTCGGTGGAGGGGGCGTTTGTCTTGAAGGGGATCATTCCTCTTGGTGTTCCTATGGAGCGAGCGTTGGTTTCTCGTGGGTTAGGACTTTTTTCCGAGACCCGAAGTCGCATGAGGGGGGTTCTCCAAATTCTTCTTACTCAAAAAAATGAAGATAATCTATCGGAACGTCAGCATGTGTATTGGATTTTGGGAGGGCTTGAACGGTTTACAGGCCACTTTCTTAAAGCTCGGAATTGTTTTAAGAAGGCGGTTGTTTTTGCCCAAAATTTAAAAAACGGTTCTGCAGAGGCTTTCGCTCTTTGTGGTTTGGCAGGGGTTCAGCGGGTGTTGGGGGACGATCTTTCCTCAATTCGGAATTATCAGCGCGCGCATGGACTTTTAAAAAAGGAAGGTGACCCTTTTGGGGAAGCGTATGGATTGTGCGGGTGCGCGAACGCCTTCCGGGTGTTTGGGGACGCTCATAAAACTTTACCGCTTTATCGGCGGTCCGCGGCGATCTACAAGCGACTTGGGGATGAGAGCAGTGAAGCGTTTGCCTACTGGGGAATGGGGGGAAGTCTTCGGCGATTGAAGTCGTTAGATCGGGCAGACTCCTTTTACCGAAGAGCACTGAAACTTTTTTTGAAATCCAAAGACGATCGCGGTCACGTGATGACGCGTTTAGGGCTGGCACGGGTTGCGGAAGATCGCGGACACAGATCGTTGGCGCTTCGTGAGGTAAGTAAAGCTTTTTCCGTTGCCGATCATTCCAAGCTTCGTTATGAAAAATCTTTGTCCCTTTACGAGCGGGGACGTATTCGCCGGCCAACTCGGCTCCCGCACGAGATCCTTCGGCCGTTAGGGATATCCTTGAGTGTCCTTCGACGTTGGAGGGACATCCCGTGA
- a CDS encoding peptidylprolyl isomerase encodes MKHIVLSLALVFAVAGSLPAAKLTNRPVAIVNGEAILLSEFQKNWEAFQAQQEEGNPEGMTNELKTEARQKLFDQMIDDKVLQAEAKKRKIRVPQRDLENGILQVKARFLPESGRRDLQTIVRRQMAAAGANTDASPDLGAAWKELTASNPTAIKESETAFKKELAKEGLDEKKFNDRIKEQLRVVQLSSDIVREKVKPPTDKQIKKLFDQLNDKLAGKTVSGLSEESTRDLDSMAKYFSRQISEQVRARHILMGIADENGQPTNWDKVSSSDKAKIRKEVESLLKQIKGGADFAVLAEKNSIDKGSAVNGGDLGFFARGQMVPPFEKAAFSLGEGQVSGIVETKFGLHVIKVIEKKTATKLRFDQAENDLREYLFRSAQQDAFEDFVSDLRKGSDIKILISREEIAGL; translated from the coding sequence TTGAAACACATCGTCCTTTCCTTGGCACTCGTTTTCGCCGTCGCGGGTTCGCTTCCCGCCGCAAAATTAACCAATCGCCCCGTCGCCATTGTCAATGGGGAAGCTATTCTCCTGTCCGAATTCCAAAAGAATTGGGAGGCCTTCCAAGCTCAACAAGAAGAGGGAAACCCCGAAGGAATGACCAACGAACTCAAAACCGAGGCACGCCAAAAGCTTTTCGACCAAATGATTGACGACAAAGTTCTTCAAGCGGAAGCTAAAAAACGCAAGATCCGGGTGCCCCAGCGTGATTTAGAAAACGGCATTTTGCAGGTGAAAGCACGTTTTTTACCCGAGTCCGGTCGACGAGACCTGCAAACCATTGTTCGGAGACAGATGGCCGCCGCTGGGGCGAACACCGATGCCTCACCAGACTTAGGTGCCGCCTGGAAAGAATTGACCGCTTCGAACCCCACCGCCATCAAGGAATCCGAAACCGCTTTCAAAAAAGAGCTCGCCAAAGAAGGGTTGGATGAAAAGAAATTCAATGACCGAATCAAGGAGCAACTGAGAGTCGTCCAACTGTCCTCCGATATCGTTCGAGAAAAGGTGAAACCGCCAACGGACAAACAGATCAAAAAACTCTTTGACCAATTGAACGATAAGCTCGCGGGGAAAACCGTTTCAGGGCTTTCTGAGGAATCCACCCGTGATTTAGACTCCATGGCGAAATATTTTTCCCGCCAAATTTCCGAGCAGGTTCGTGCCCGTCACATTCTGATGGGGATCGCGGACGAGAACGGACAGCCGACCAATTGGGATAAGGTTTCATCATCGGACAAAGCTAAAATTCGTAAAGAAGTGGAGTCCCTTCTGAAACAAATTAAAGGCGGCGCGGATTTCGCCGTGTTGGCAGAGAAAAACTCAATCGACAAAGGCTCCGCTGTGAATGGCGGTGATCTGGGTTTTTTTGCTCGAGGTCAAATGGTTCCTCCTTTCGAAAAGGCGGCCTTTTCCCTGGGAGAAGGGCAAGTTTCAGGCATTGTTGAAACAAAGTTTGGACTTCATGTCATCAAAGTTATTGAAAAGAAAACCGCAACCAAACTTCGTTTTGATCAGGCGGAAAATGATCTACGGGAATATCTTTTCCGATCCGCACAACAAGATGCGTTTGAGGATTTTGTCTCCGACCTCCGAAAAGGTTCTGATATAAAAATCCTTATATCGCGCGAGGAAATCGCTGGCTTATAA
- a CDS encoding NAD-dependent epimerase/dehydratase family protein yields the protein MRFLVTGAGGLIGANIALNFQGRGHEVHALDHFDVGRRENLADFRGPIHQGDIRNFNYKSLGRFDGIFHQAAITDTTVMDENLMRSVNVEAFVRILDYAKISGCPKVVYASSAATYGKGVPPNREDQVPQPANIYGVSKAEMEKAARAFTEGNPSVKAVGLRYFNVYGPLEFHKKAAASMIYQLYRQIAEGRSPKVFKWGDQYRDFIYVKDVVEANWKAFGFSGNGVFNVGTGKGTSFNQVIAVLNEALGVSRPTTYIENPYGFYQDATCADTFHGEKVLGWKSVFSPEEGITDYVRWLNSQGKTVVRN from the coding sequence ATGCGATTTTTAGTCACAGGGGCTGGGGGGTTAATCGGGGCGAACATCGCCTTGAATTTTCAAGGGCGCGGACATGAGGTTCATGCGTTGGATCATTTTGACGTGGGCCGTCGTGAGAACTTGGCGGATTTTCGGGGGCCGATTCATCAAGGGGATATCCGGAACTTTAACTATAAATCTCTCGGACGGTTTGACGGGATTTTTCATCAGGCGGCGATCACGGACACAACTGTCATGGACGAAAACCTGATGCGATCCGTCAATGTGGAAGCTTTTGTTAGAATTTTGGACTACGCAAAAATAAGCGGTTGTCCCAAAGTGGTCTACGCCTCAAGTGCCGCTACTTATGGAAAAGGGGTTCCACCCAATCGGGAAGATCAGGTCCCTCAGCCCGCGAACATTTATGGGGTCAGCAAAGCGGAGATGGAAAAAGCCGCGCGGGCGTTCACGGAGGGAAACCCTTCGGTCAAAGCGGTGGGGTTGAGATATTTTAATGTTTATGGCCCCCTGGAGTTTCACAAGAAGGCCGCGGCGAGCATGATCTATCAGCTCTATCGGCAAATCGCGGAGGGACGTTCCCCCAAGGTGTTTAAGTGGGGAGATCAATACCGAGATTTTATTTATGTGAAGGATGTGGTGGAAGCCAACTGGAAGGCGTTTGGTTTTTCAGGAAATGGTGTGTTCAATGTGGGAACCGGCAAAGGAACTAGTTTCAATCAAGTGATTGCTGTTTTAAATGAGGCCTTAGGGGTTTCCCGCCCGACAACGTATATTGAGAACCCTTACGGGTTCTACCAAGACGCGACCTGCGCCGACACGTTTCATGGGGAAAAGGTTCTCGGTTGGAAGTCCGTGTTTAGCCCGGAAGAAGGAATTACCGATTATGTCCGGTGGTTAAATTCTCAGGGTAAAACGGTCGTCCGCAACTGA
- a CDS encoding outer membrane beta-barrel protein produces MKSSLVFVGLFFLFPSVFLWGEDRSPILFDLQAGVGSVFSPAGLSELFGKTGMLGGRLGHRLSDYWTIGGQYASYRVTSTTSSENDLTLAPITGWVQRDFPWTRLYTPYLLADLGMSRNKRTDLSHQKSQTGWTAGFFLGIRLKISDMQDLALEVGVRQFARVRQNNQDMRTFNGAVSLRFFLPQSWVPLKPEVDISDADLEIPLLANEEEVEIDPTLLAEEELDRLQNSIDSGRIAPITFDPGSAILQTPSLETLDALGAILRRYPETRVRIYGFIEESYTGTAREALASARAQVVGTYVVRNFYLNEIRLVFMGEKPPAGSSRRITFEPIPTR; encoded by the coding sequence TTGAAATCCTCTCTTGTTTTCGTTGGCTTATTTTTCTTATTTCCCTCTGTCTTTCTTTGGGGAGAAGATCGTTCCCCTATTCTTTTTGATCTTCAAGCGGGGGTGGGATCTGTTTTTTCACCCGCGGGCCTTTCGGAACTGTTCGGAAAAACAGGAATGCTTGGCGGACGGCTGGGGCACCGACTTTCGGATTACTGGACCATTGGAGGGCAGTATGCCTCTTACAGAGTGACATCAACAACATCTTCCGAAAACGACCTTACTCTTGCACCCATCACAGGATGGGTGCAACGGGATTTTCCCTGGACACGACTTTACACCCCTTATCTCCTGGCGGACCTTGGAATGAGCCGAAACAAGCGAACGGACCTCTCCCATCAAAAATCCCAAACAGGCTGGACCGCCGGTTTTTTTCTAGGAATTCGCCTCAAGATCTCTGATATGCAGGATCTCGCCCTTGAGGTGGGGGTCCGACAGTTTGCCCGCGTACGCCAAAACAATCAAGACATGCGGACATTCAATGGGGCGGTAAGCCTACGTTTTTTTCTCCCCCAAAGTTGGGTTCCCTTAAAACCTGAGGTTGATATTTCAGACGCTGACCTGGAAATTCCACTTCTCGCTAATGAGGAGGAGGTCGAAATTGATCCCACGCTTCTTGCCGAGGAAGAGCTGGATCGTTTGCAGAACTCTATTGATTCGGGTCGAATCGCTCCGATCACTTTCGACCCGGGGAGCGCGATACTTCAAACCCCCTCCCTTGAAACCTTGGACGCCCTCGGGGCTATTCTAAGGCGCTATCCTGAAACACGCGTCCGGATCTATGGGTTTATCGAAGAGTCATACACAGGGACCGCTCGCGAGGCGCTAGCCAGCGCCCGGGCTCAGGTTGTTGGGACATACGTTGTTCGCAATTTCTATTTAAACGAAATCCGTTTGGTTTTCATGGGAGAAAAACCGCCCGCCGGATCATCCCGTAGAATAACATTCGAACCCATCCCCACCCGTTGA
- a CDS encoding tetratricopeptide repeat protein, with protein sequence MSQTLTLRRAKWYICSLGLHMTFNKLIFSTFIFCFFVPLSMVRGEELSEPAVPLPAGGLSEEESLLKLARTSLSSGHVKTARQTLKIFLRGHKNSPEGWTLLGETYLKTGSFGKARRRFNKAIKFDPHYSPAYMGRGKIFELKNRWDEAANEYRAARLCDSGNPAAQIALEQLAARTASME encoded by the coding sequence ATGAGCCAGACATTGACCCTCCGTCGGGCGAAATGGTATATTTGTTCCCTAGGACTTCATATGACCTTCAATAAACTCATCTTCTCTACGTTTATATTTTGTTTTTTCGTCCCTCTTTCGATGGTGAGGGGGGAGGAACTTTCTGAGCCAGCGGTCCCCCTTCCTGCAGGAGGATTATCGGAAGAGGAATCTTTACTTAAACTGGCCCGGACATCGCTTTCATCTGGCCATGTTAAAACCGCTCGACAAACCCTCAAAATATTTTTGCGCGGTCATAAAAATTCGCCTGAAGGATGGACCCTCCTGGGAGAAACCTATTTGAAAACAGGCTCCTTCGGAAAAGCGAGGCGCCGATTTAATAAAGCCATTAAATTTGATCCTCATTATTCTCCGGCTTATATGGGACGTGGAAAAATTTTTGAACTTAAAAATCGCTGGGACGAAGCCGCCAACGAATATCGAGCTGCCCGACTCTGCGATTCGGGCAACCCGGCGGCACAGATCGCCCTTGAACAATTGGCCGCCCGAACGGCCTCAATGGAGTGA
- the smpB gene encoding SsrA-binding protein SmpB — protein sequence MGDGFVKVVARNRRAFHKYHILESFDGGLTLTGPEVKSLRAGDASLDDGFGRLDRGEVFLWNVHIAPYKQGSLHVEQLPTRRRKILLHKAEIKRLIGKMTIKGLTLIPLEIYFGDSGYAKVKLGLAKGKNAPDQREDMKRKDLDRELRRDFSGRRKI from the coding sequence ATGGGGGATGGTTTTGTGAAAGTGGTTGCTCGAAACCGTCGAGCGTTCCACAAATACCACATTTTGGAATCGTTTGACGGCGGCCTAACTCTTACGGGGCCTGAAGTAAAATCCCTCCGAGCGGGAGACGCCAGCCTGGATGACGGCTTTGGTCGCTTGGATCGAGGCGAGGTCTTTCTTTGGAACGTTCACATTGCCCCCTACAAACAAGGGTCGCTGCATGTGGAACAACTTCCGACCCGGCGACGTAAAATTCTTCTTCACAAGGCTGAAATTAAACGCCTGATTGGGAAAATGACGATAAAAGGGTTAACGCTGATTCCGTTGGAGATATATTTTGGGGACTCCGGATACGCCAAGGTTAAACTAGGACTTGCCAAGGGGAAAAATGCCCCTGATCAACGGGAAGACATGAAACGGAAGGACCTGGATCGGGAACTTCGGCGAGACTTCTCTGGTCGACGAAAAATTTAG
- a CDS encoding DUF4398 domain-containing protein, translating into MLNKRSIFLSMLSAGVLVAGCAKPPTMEMADAENAIQAADLAGAAEYAQAEWNEAKNALSDARAKLASKDYKAALAGALDARHKAETAESVVASRKEAAKAAAMEIVTHVEEKINSLKAKLPKASGNIKSSLQNIETEWTKVMEEFMNGNYSKVSESASGIINRVEQLAKSATTPVKTTIKPAAPKKDPKKK; encoded by the coding sequence ATGTTGAATAAACGCTCTATATTTTTATCCATGTTGTCCGCCGGTGTCTTGGTGGCCGGATGCGCAAAACCACCCACGATGGAAATGGCGGATGCTGAAAATGCAATCCAAGCAGCAGACCTAGCGGGAGCCGCTGAATACGCACAGGCCGAATGGAACGAGGCGAAAAATGCTCTTTCCGATGCACGGGCAAAATTAGCTTCCAAAGACTACAAGGCCGCGCTGGCGGGAGCCTTGGACGCTCGACATAAAGCCGAAACAGCCGAGTCTGTTGTTGCGTCTAGAAAGGAGGCCGCAAAAGCTGCCGCCATGGAAATTGTTACCCATGTGGAAGAAAAGATTAATTCCTTAAAAGCCAAACTCCCCAAAGCAAGTGGAAACATTAAATCTTCTCTCCAAAACATTGAAACGGAATGGACGAAAGTCATGGAAGAATTCATGAACGGAAACTATTCCAAGGTGTCTGAATCCGCTTCTGGGATTATCAACCGCGTCGAACAATTGGCAAAGAGTGCGACGACCCCTGTAAAGACAACAATTAAACCAGCCGCACCGAAAAAAGACCCAAAAAAGAAATAG
- a CDS encoding peptidylprolyl isomerase — MRARYFIVIPLLVGLACKKSDPVLAQVGSRSVTASDFLKEVAGVPFTSQAYLQSPSGRKELLELLVRRKIILEETESRPPSPETKELLKKLTTLFKEKQKELRQSFGEEKERLLVSQYTKTLKEGPLKVTEDEVHAFWEKGVEVQAAHILVSDRTLAESLLKKISGGEKFDVLAKNHSEDPASAAKGGDAGYLLPGSLVPEFENALFQMSKGETSGIVVSPYGFHLIRRGNDRALSAQPFNDELKTRLRQTLESQKLQAWFESIRQRHPAKINNEALSDIVFPAPPMEIETP; from the coding sequence ATGCGCGCGCGTTACTTTATCGTCATCCCCCTCCTCGTGGGATTGGCCTGTAAAAAAAGCGACCCCGTTTTAGCTCAAGTCGGGTCCCGTTCCGTAACGGCCTCGGATTTTTTAAAAGAGGTGGCTGGAGTTCCATTCACAAGCCAGGCCTACCTCCAGTCGCCCTCAGGACGGAAAGAGCTTTTGGAACTCTTGGTTCGCCGCAAGATCATCCTTGAAGAAACAGAGTCCCGACCGCCCTCCCCAGAGACGAAAGAACTTCTAAAAAAGCTCACAACCCTTTTTAAAGAAAAACAAAAAGAGCTCCGTCAGAGTTTTGGGGAAGAAAAGGAACGTCTTCTGGTGAGCCAGTACACCAAGACGCTAAAAGAAGGGCCTCTCAAGGTGACCGAAGACGAGGTTCATGCCTTCTGGGAGAAAGGAGTTGAAGTTCAAGCCGCCCACATCTTGGTGAGCGATCGGACACTCGCCGAATCCCTTCTTAAAAAGATTTCCGGAGGAGAAAAGTTTGATGTTCTGGCCAAAAATCATTCAGAAGACCCCGCCTCGGCCGCCAAAGGAGGGGACGCGGGCTACCTCTTGCCGGGCTCCCTGGTCCCAGAGTTTGAAAACGCCCTTTTTCAGATGAGCAAAGGGGAAACATCCGGTATTGTGGTTTCGCCCTACGGGTTTCACCTCATTCGACGCGGGAACGATCGAGCTCTTTCTGCCCAACCTTTTAACGATGAACTTAAAACCAGGCTCCGCCAAACTCTCGAAAGCCAAAAACTACAAGCGTGGTTTGAATCCATTCGCCAAAGACATCCCGCCAAAATCAATAACGAAGCGCTCAGCGACATCGTGTTTCCCGCCCCTCCAATGGAGATCGAAACGCCGTAA
- the pdxA gene encoding 4-hydroxythreonine-4-phosphate dehydrogenase PdxA: MTHPFLAITSGDPAGCGPWVAVHAAQDKRVSQRAKVIVVGDAWVFHKHVRIPGLRIRPITDLKDYSESPLTLNILHVPHPNIRRLSLGHPQKLSGESAALAIRTAVSLALSERVAGVVTGPVSKESLKAAGLPFPGHTEMLAALSGTPSVEMVMRAGPLITLLVTRHLPLKSVPGALSVQGIVDSVTRTNQWAQQVLGLIRPTWGVCGLNPHAGDKGLLGEEEQRIVTPAVKILRRKGLRVQGPLPADSAWAKHRAGDFNLIASLYHDQGMIPLKVASPREVINVTVGLPFVRTSPGHGTAFDLARQRPPYRHIDPEPTVQACLAALEYSSRRKNKP, from the coding sequence ATGACCCATCCGTTTTTGGCCATCACCAGCGGGGATCCCGCGGGATGCGGTCCTTGGGTGGCGGTGCACGCCGCCCAGGACAAACGAGTTTCTCAAAGAGCGAAAGTTATCGTGGTGGGCGACGCTTGGGTTTTTCATAAACATGTCAGAATTCCCGGGTTAAGAATTCGCCCCATCACCGACCTGAAGGACTATTCCGAAAGCCCTCTCACATTAAACATTTTGCACGTGCCCCATCCGAACATCCGTAGGTTATCCTTGGGGCACCCTCAAAAACTAAGCGGGGAATCCGCCGCTTTAGCGATTCGGACCGCTGTGAGTCTGGCCCTATCCGAGCGGGTCGCCGGTGTGGTGACGGGCCCCGTTTCCAAGGAATCTTTGAAGGCCGCGGGACTCCCATTCCCTGGACACACGGAGATGCTGGCGGCATTGTCCGGGACCCCATCTGTAGAAATGGTCATGCGCGCTGGCCCGTTAATAACACTGTTGGTTACCCGCCATCTTCCATTGAAATCAGTCCCTGGCGCCCTATCGGTTCAAGGAATTGTCGATTCCGTTACACGAACAAATCAGTGGGCTCAACAGGTGCTGGGATTAATACGCCCGACATGGGGTGTGTGCGGACTAAATCCACACGCCGGAGACAAAGGACTCTTGGGAGAAGAAGAGCAGCGTATTGTGACACCCGCCGTGAAGATACTGCGACGAAAAGGGCTCCGTGTCCAGGGCCCACTCCCGGCCGATAGCGCCTGGGCGAAACACCGGGCCGGGGACTTTAATCTCATCGCCTCCCTGTATCATGATCAGGGGATGATCCCACTCAAAGTGGCTTCCCCGCGAGAGGTGATTAACGTGACCGTGGGATTGCCTTTTGTTCGCACATCCCCTGGACATGGAACCGCCTTTGATTTGGCCAGACAGCGTCCCCCGTATCGACACATCGACCCAGAACCCACCGTGCAGGCTTGCCTCGCTGCTCTTGAATACTCATCAAGAAGGAAAAACAAACCTTGA